The DNA window TGGGAGCAGTTCATGGGAGCTTGTTTCCCGAAATCCATTAAAACAAGAAAAAAGAAGGGGTCAATCAACCATTCAGTCTGCAATATCATATTAGACAAATGACTACTGGGTACAGATGAAACTCGTAGCTTGTTTTTCTTCGGCGATTCATTCTGGATCCCAAAAAAATTAGTAATTTCTGTCCTAGGCCACACATAATAAAAGGCTAATGTCCTGGAATCGACTACACTCCAGCTGCACGTCCCAGCCTTTCCCTTAAGATCTTTACTCCCATGTATCTGAGCAAGAAACATGACAAAAGGAGATTCAGACTCTAAAATTGGAATTTAGTTGCAATTTATTTGGTAGCAAACAAGTTTCATCTGTGTGAGGTACCATACCTGCCCATCATCATGACAGTAGCTTGAGGGTTTGTTCCTGGTGATCTAGAAAATATTGAGCCATCTACTACACGGAGACCTGAGACTCCAAGCACCCGGTAATGCTGGTCAACCACCTTCCCTACATGGCATCCACCATGGTAGTGCCAGATGGTGATCACTGTGTCCTTGCAAAACTGCTCCAGGGATTCTGTGTCGTTTGTATGCTTGGGTATCAGGTTCACATTAGCCTGCACACTCATATTGAGCACCCTTTCCATTGAAAATCCGGTGCCATCAGCAGACAGTTCAGAGAAACGGTTTGTCTTGAGTATCCTTTCAATGGTCTTGATACCATAGACGCAACGATTTAGATCCTGTGGATGACTGAAGTAGTTGAAGGTAACTGCTGGGTTGTTCCGGACATCAGTGTCTGTGAGGACCAGATGGCCTGTGGACAGAGGACCATCGATCTTCTCAAGTATGAAACCGCCATGGAATACCTCTTTGGGTAGGTTAAGTTTGTTCTGAGCATATTTCTGGGCTGCTTCCAGGGTTCTTTGCTTTGGAGGAATTGTAGACAGCTGTCCAATCTGCATTTGCAGGCATGCAGTGTGGTAGTGCATTAGATTGATGAGACTAAAGTGATAACAAATTTCACATAATCATAAAAGGTATGTTGTCAGCTATAATTGCATTGCAAGAGTTCAGCCCATGTATTAAATTGagcttttcttttctttgtttTGCTCCAAGCAGAAATACTAGCACATAAAAAAGAAAGTCTAAACATAAGGCATGCCTTAAACACTGCTTACTACAACTATTTATTAGAATGTGAGATAATGCACAGATGCATATCCATTGGCAATTAATGGATGGATCTTACTTCTAAATTATGTTCTTCATGTAGCAAAATACGAATTGCTACATGCACTTTGGGTATTGCCTAGTTTTTATGCATGCTTTAGCTCAAAGAAGCAGGTTCCCTAATTGTGTGTGGCATTGGTCTGGAACTACTTTTTGTGCTCTACTCTGCATAAAAAGCATCATAGTGTAGTATGAAGCTTGTGGAAAAATTATGCAATTTGAAACTGGTACGCAAGTTATAGATGCCAGACCTCAGCAGACATGATTCCATGGTGGCAGTGGACACTCTCTGATGACTGGCCAAAACCACTGCTAGCCTCAATAAACACACCTTCTTCAGTTATTCCAACAGTTTCAATGAGGGACTGCCGTGGAGGGCTTCTTGTGGGTATGAAGATGGAGTTCATGGGGTTGTCAGCCATCCCTTTACCCACGTATTTGTTATGGAGAACCACAGGAATGTTATGACTCTTGAGGTGGTTCTTCGGTCCAATTCCGCTGAGCAGAAGCAACTGCGGGGTACCGATCGCACCAGCAGACACAATTATTTCACTATCTTTGTTGTTGTTCAGAAATGCATGGTGGTGTCTCCCATTTTCATCAGTGAATTGGACTCCAATGGCCCTTGGCTTCAGGTGTCCTGCATCAGAAATGATGTTTCTGAGAATGGTATGTATTGACTGCAGTTTCTACTCTTTCTATTCTATGTATTTCAATAACTCTACTGCTTTGTAACATGACACATCTTAGGAAGGTTGGATGCATATGGACATGGGTAATGATTAGTTGATTACCTTGTCGTGAGTCGAATACTATCCTGTGCACACTAGCATGGAGCAGCACCCTCAGGTTGTTAGGATCTCCAGCTGCAAGTAAGTCGGCAGCCGTGTGGCGGTACCCGGTCTCGTCAAAAATGGTGCCACCCACTTTTGTCCCAGAAACATGATCATAGGTATACCCATTGAAGGGGGCTACACCTGCTTGTAGAAGCCCATCCCGTAATGCAGCCTGCCAAGGCGCGATCTTAGGCCACTGGACAATCTTCTCCTCAACCCAAGGGAAGGACTTGTTCACCAGGTCTTCATCCCAGCCGACCTCTTGGATAAAGCTGTTGGTACAGTAACACAGGTATGTAAGTCACAGCAACTGAATTACCAACAGGAATATTGGCATAATAGAATTATTGGAAAAGAAATATTGCACCTTTTGATCATTGAATTTTCCTAATTTAGGTTCATGAAAACTATTTAAAGAGAGGTGATGTCTTGGTAGGTTGATCTTGATTCTTGTCGTAGTTGGCCTGAGCTGTACAGGGGCTAAGGTTATTTCTCAGGCTGTCCAGTCAAGATAGTTACCATAGTCCATAGCATCAAAGCAATTATGACCCCATGTGATATTGTTTTGTTGCCTCTTTAAATCTAGGTTGCTGCTGTAGACTCTAGTGGTACATAGCTGTAAGACTCTGACAAGAAACACGAGGTGGTCTTAAAAGGTTTTGTTGGGAGAGAACCACATAATGTGTTACCTGCAGCGCTAGTCGCATCTTGACACTAACAAAGCTGAAGCACTTCACTACATACTAAGTTGAAGCACTTCAATACATACTAATCTAGTATCTGAATGTTTCTCTTTAAGTAATCAGGTTATCCAGGAAACACTCTTTTGTATGCTATTTCTCAAGAATCAGAACTATAGCTGATTTTAGAACTGTTCCTGTGATGGTGCCCTAAAACTAGAACATGTCGAACCAGAATCATCATGTCCAGGGGGACCGAGACATATATGATACATTCGAGTGTCCCCTGTGCTGCAAGTGTAGGAGATAGTAGATGGCTTTTGGTATGGCTGCTAGCTACTTTGGCATGCATTTGGCTTATACTTGATAGTTTCTTTTCTGCGTGAGTGAGCTGGTGACGTTGATGTAAGTGCCTATAGGCTATAGCCTGAGGGTCCTATTGGTCTGAAACGTTTCATTATGGATAACTGAATGCTATTGAGGACATTGATTTGTTGATACTAGGCGTTTACTTGTTCTTGCTGAATGTTTCTGTACACTGCTAAGATGCAGAATGAGTAATAGTAGCAGATAGTAGCAGTATGCTAGCAGTCAGGCAGACCTTATCATTTATTTCATCCTGTCGCTATCACTGCTCTCTATTTACCGTAGAACTGAGTCTACAGTCGTGGAAGTGACTGGTCAGTGTgctgctggctggctggctaCATATAGACTGATTGATGGCAATACCATAATATATTGCTTAAGCTAACCTTTGATTTCAACCTGTGCACTTGCTCTCTTGTGCTTGCGTGTGTATTCTTGTGTGTGAAACTAATGCTGCCCATTGTATGCACTGGcaaccaaaaa is part of the Panicum hallii strain FIL2 chromosome 2, PHallii_v3.1, whole genome shotgun sequence genome and encodes:
- the LOC112880679 gene encoding protein HOTHEAD-like, translated to MALSRGPVLFFKLLACLLCLFDLSHGKKQFTLKNLPPLRKASSYPTRCPATYDYIVIGGGTAGCPLAATLSLRYKVLLLERGGSPYGNRNVSYMENFHIGLMNMAPDSPAQAFISTDGVINARARVLGGGTCINAGFYSRASSSFIQEVGWDEDLVNKSFPWVEEKIVQWPKIAPWQAALRDGLLQAGVAPFNGYTYDHVSGTKVGGTIFDETGYRHTAADLLAAGDPNNLRVLLHASVHRIVFDSRQGHLKPRAIGVQFTDENGRHHHAFLNNNKDSEIIVSAGAIGTPQLLLLSGIGPKNHLKSHNIPVVLHNKYVGKGMADNPMNSIFIPTRSPPRQSLIETVGITEEGVFIEASSGFGQSSESVHCHHGIMSAEIGQLSTIPPKQRTLEAAQKYAQNKLNLPKEVFHGGFILEKIDGPLSTGHLVLTDTDVRNNPAVTFNYFSHPQDLNRCVYGIKTIERILKTNRFSELSADGTGFSMERVLNMSVQANVNLIPKHTNDTESLEQFCKDTVITIWHYHGGCHVGKVVDQHYRVLGVSGLRVVDGSIFSRSPGTNPQATVMMMGRYMGVKILRERLGRAAGV